One window of Dysidea avara chromosome 11, odDysAvar1.4, whole genome shotgun sequence genomic DNA carries:
- the LOC136239260 gene encoding uncharacterized protein, with product MPAISSLKSNRTRARTALTKEEAEANSLLQRDLELNEEREVDRYLLSISRVILNLEAKLARLEAANEKLADALEQSEDTLSAEEFQSTLDADGEFTDGIIDRISQVRLLKEEVERKRRSTQSKQSQKLEERLQQVQEQVRQLQSPSTGSMESGISRIWSQPSMAAIKPPKLDIAPFNGEVLKWQEFWDAFEASVDKADYAPVDKFNYLKSKLRGEALEAIAGYQLSNDNYKVVVDVLKRRFGRPQIIVDAHYRSLSHLPPAKNHVAQLRHCYDTIECHLRSLQAIGENIDHRHFVALILEKLLQKVRYQLYMQKPEDEEWTVTKLRVLLGRHISAMEMAGSESSDHKAPTSSNFNHGGQRKLKSTAGGLLAGNGQYKGNNPQRGTQSYQPRCFYCAETHWSDECSKYSTLQARKEKLKGCCFICLKNGHVLKTCKVDRTCAHCGKKGSHHRSLCSTLFQQPPSPQIISAEGPKPEGAMVASTNQVLVQTVTVRNTKDNSSVSMRLILDSGSQRSYITESLAKGLQLTLDRTDKLSVVTFGSNKPKNINCKQGSLSLLLKDGSAMPMNITVVPHITGKINRVPLKEEDIEFLKGEFVDGKLADSLPCHAESSSIEMLIGNDYYFDLLEPRKMDLGDGLCLFHSKLGWILGGRVEQPAVNNDESSLLVSTVGSAPNGIKPTAHMLTSIDPSLSPKLSLEHFWNLESIGITDSPSQSDEIAIENFSKTVTFADGRYLVTWPWRESTPDLPQNYQLAVGRLRSTVKKLTKTPKLFKQYNEIIQDQLNHGIIEKVTSTSSEGLIKHYIPHHPVITPAKNTTKVRIVYDASAKTNKDNKSLNECLYRGPVILPSLYGLLIRFRLSPIGVVGDIEKAFLNVGLQVRDRDATRFLWLQDSTRTDIENNLQIYRFCRVPFGVISSPFLLAATINYHLEQCDLPVAKKLQKDIYVDHVITGVSTPSQAKDLYVEAKSLFAAASMNLREWASNSKEFMDFVPYEDQAGKFEHKVLGINWDLINDMLSVPGPSISNDGCVWTKRKVLQVISSVFDPLGYFSPTVLDAKLFMKTLWMEKHEWDAKLNEKQLEMWLQVIEALKDIPLCHLPRYIGITQEKPVVYSLVCFCDASAKAYATVIYLHQSFSGSCEVDLIFSKTRLAPQNMTIPRLELMGVLIGVCALKFVTSELHLQVTNTIVFTDSMCVLHWLQSKKPLSAFVTNRLKEIKSLKEVTFKHVSSEDNPADLATRGKSPRELTSSIWWMGPTWLKNLEEQWPVFKIPECKTGDVDSEIKGNNVMFEASLLSREDLSREIPQLLNLSDINESRCSSLLKLVRVTAWVLRFVNNLRKRESYSGPLTVKELQKARLVWDLYIQYKYYPDIL from the coding sequence ATGCCGGCAATTAGTAGTTTGAAGAGCAACAGGACGAGGGCAAGGACTGCATTGACTAAAGAAGAAGCGGAAGCAAACTCACTATTACAGAGAGACTTAGAGCTGAACGAAGAAAGAGAGGTTGACAGATACTTGCTATCAATTAGCAGAGTAATTTTAAATCTCGAAGCTAAGTTGGCACGCTTGGAGGCGGCCAATGAGAAGCTAGCAGATGCACTTGAGCAGAGTGAGGATACCTTGTCAGCAGAGGAATTTCAAAGTACCCTAGATGCAGATGGGGAGTTTACTGATGGAATTATTGACAGAATTTCACAAGTGAGACTACTTAAGGAAGAAGTAGAGAGAAAGCGTAGATCAACTCAGTCAAAACAAAGTCAGAAATTAGAAGAAAGACTCCAGCAAGTGCAAGAACAAGTTAGACAACTGCAATCACCATCAACAGGAAGCATGGAATCAGGAATATCCAGAATCTGGTCACAGCCATCAATGGCAGCAATAAAACCACCCAAGCTTGATATAGCCCCTTTTAACGGAGAAGTATTAAAGTGGCAAGAGTTCTGGGATGCATTTGAAGCATCAGTAGATAAGGCAGACTACGCACCAGTTGACAAATTCAACTACCTAAAGTCAAAGTTAAGGGGGGAGGCTTTAGAGGCAATTGCAGGATATCAGTTATCCAATGATAACTACAAGGTTGTAGTTGATGTTTTGAAGAGAAGGTTTGGAAGACCACAGATTATTGTCGATGCACATTATCGCAGTTTATCACATCTGCCACCTGCAAAAAATCATGTTGCACAATTAAGGCACTGCTATGACACCATTGAATGCCATTTGCGAAGCCTACAAGCAATTGGTGAGAACATTGACCATCGGCACTTCGTTGCCTTAATACTTGAGAAGCTTCTTCAGAAAGTTCGCTACCAACTATACATGCAGAAGCCAGAGGATGAAGAATGGACTGTTACTAAGTTGCGTGTGTTGCTGGGGAGACACATTTCTGCCATGGAAATGGCAGGTAGTGAATCATCTGATCATAAAGCACCAACTAGTTCTAACTTCAATCATGGAGGTCAGCGAAAATTGAAGTCTACAGCAGGAGGACTATTAGCTGGAAATGGTCAATACAAAGGTAACAATCCACAGAGAGGGACCCAATCTTACCAGCCTCGTTGTTTTTACTGTGCTGAAACTCACTGGTCTGATGAATGCTCCAAGTATAGCACACTGCAAGCCAGGAAAGAGAAACTGAAAGGGTGTTGTTTCATCTGTTTAAAGAATGGCCACGTTTTGAAGACCTGCAAGGTTGACAGAACCTGTGCTCATTGTGGAAAGAAGGGGAGTCATCACAGAAGCCTTTGTAGCACATTATTCCAGCAGCCCCCTAGTCCACAAATAATCAGTGCTGAAGGTCCCAAGCCAGAAGGTGCTATGGTAGCCAGTACCAACCAGGTACTGGTGCAAACTGTAACTGTAAGGAACACAAAGGATAATTCATCAGTATCAATGCGTCTTATCCTTGACTCAGGTAGCCAGAGGTCATACATTACAGAAAGCCTAGCTAAAGGACTTCAGTTGACATTGGATAGAACTGATAAGCTGTCAGTTGTCACCTTTGGTTCGAACAAACCCAAGAACATTAACTGTAAGCAAGGAAGCTTAAGCTTACTTCTCAAGGATGGTAGTGCTATGCCAATGAACATCACAGTGGTCCCTCACATTACTGGGAAGATAAACCGTGTTCCTCTGAAAGAGGAAGACATAGAATTCTTGAAAGGAGAATTTGTTGATGGGAAGCTGGCTGATTCTTTACCATGTCATGCAGAGTCGTCTAGCATTGAAATGCTCATTGGTAATGACTACTATTTTGATTTGTTAGAGCCAAGAAAGATGGATTTAGGTGATGGTCTGTGCTTGTTTCACTCTAAGCTTGGTTGGATCCTTGGTGGGAGAGTTGAGCAACCAGCTGTTAACAACGATGAATCTAGTTTACTAGTTAGCACTGTTGGATCTGCCCCGAATGGCATCAAACCTACTGCTCACATGCTGACAAGCATAGATCCTTCCCTCTCCCCTAAGCTCTCCCTGGAACATTTCTGGAACCTGGAGTCAATAGGCATTACTGACTCGCCATCACAAAGTGACGAAATTGCTATTGAGAACTTTTCTAAGACTGTAACATTTGCTGATGGAAGGTACTTGGTCACTTGGCCGTGGAGAGAGAGTACTCCAGATCTGCCACAGAACTATCAGCTGGCAGTTGGACGACTGAGATCAACAGTGAAGAAATTGACCAAGACCCCTAAGCTTTTCAAACAGTATAATGAGATAATACAAGACCAACTGAATCATGGCATTATTGAGAAAGTCACTAGTACATCAAGTGAAGGCTTGATCAAACACTATATCCCCCACCACCCAGTGATTACTCCAGCAAAGAACACCACAAAGGTGAGGATAGTTTACGATGCCTCTGCAAAAACCAATAAAGATAACAAGAGTCTAAACGAGTGTTTGTACAGGGGGCCTGTTATATTGCCTAGTTTGTATGGACTGTTGATCAGATTCAGGCTTTCTCCAATTGGTGTGGTTGGAGATATCGAGAAGGCCTTTCTGAATGTGGGACTTCAGGTGCGGGACAGAGATGCCACAAGATTTCTTTGGCTACAAGATTCCACAAGGACAGATATAGAAAACAATTTACAGATTTATCGTTTCTGTCGAGTACCATTTGGTGTAATCTCCAGTCCGTTCCTTTTGGCAGCTACCATTAATTACCATCTAGAACAATGTGACTTACCTGTTGCTAAGAAACTACAGAAAGATATCTATGTTGACCATGTTATAACAGGAGTCAGCACACCCAGTCAAGCTAAGGATCTCTATGTTGAAGCTAAGAGCCTGTTTGCAGCAGCCTCTATGAACCTCAGAGAATGGGCTTCTAATTCTAAGGAGTTTATGGATTTTGTTCCATATGAAGACCAAGCTGGAAAGTTTGAACACAAAGTCCTAGGTATCAACTGGGATTTGATCAATGATATGTTATCAGTACCTGGTCCTTCTATTAGTAATGATGGCTGCGTTTGGACCAAGAGAAAGGTGTTGCAAGTGATTTCTTCTGTCTTTGATCCACTTGGTTATTTTTCTCCAACTGTTCTTGATGCCAAACTGTTTATGAAGACCCTATGGATGGAGAAGCATGAATGGGATGCAAAGTTGAATGAAAAGCAGCTAGAGATGTGGCTACAGGTTATTGAGGCACTAAAGGACATTCCTTTGTGTCACCTACCTAGATACATCGGTATCACCCAAGAGAAGCCAGTTGTGTACAGTCTTGTTTGTTTTTGTGATGCTTCAGCAAAGGCATATGCCACAGTTATTTACTTGCACCAGTCGTTTTCTGGTTCATGTGAGGTAGACCTGATCTTTTCAAAGACTAGGCTAGCTCCACAGAATATGACAATTCCTAGATTGGAGCTAATGGGAGTTCTCATTGGAGTATGTGCCCTCAAGTTCGTGACAAGTGAACTTCACTTGCAGGTAACCAATACAATTGTTTTCACTGATTCTATGTGTGTGTTACATTGGCTTCAGTCCAAGAAGCCACTGTCTGCATTTGTGACCAATAGGCTGAAAGAAATCAAATCACTGAAAGAAGTAACCTTTAAACATGTTTCATCAGAAGACAATCCTGCTGACTTGGCAACTAGAGGAAAGTCTCCCAGAGAACTAACATCATCTATCTGGTGGATGGGTCCCACATGGTTAAAAAACCTTGAAGAACAGTGGCCAGTTTTCAAAATCCCAGAGTGCAAGACTGGTGATGTTGACAGTGAAATTAAGGGCAATAATGTAATGTTTGAGGCTAGTCTTTTGTCTAGGGAGGATCTCTCACGAGAAATTCCACAACTGTTAAATCTATCAGATATTAATGAGAGTCGTTGTTCCTCATTGTTGAAGCTCGTAAGAGTCACAGCTTGGGTTCTAAGATTTGTGAATAATCTGAGGAAAAGAGAATCTTATTCTGGTCCTCTAACAGTCAAGGAATTACAGAAAGCAAGGTTGGTATGGGATCTTTACATCCAGTACAAGTACTACCCAGACATACTTTGA
- the LOC136239257 gene encoding uncharacterized protein, with translation MKCPKLLPKDEHYTRLVVEDCHKRVFHAGVSQTLAQLRLEYWIPHGRSTVRKLLKQCRVCCRCEGTAYRKPDMPPWPKERVVEALPFEYAELDYFGPLYIKQYANGDKPIYKKVWVCLFTCMVVRAIHLELVEALLQTWKRGQNRLNQFWILWRNEYLLSLREKSQVPLKGSKNIPTPPKIGDVVLVKENLPRGHWRVGRIVEVIRGKDQKIRSAKVNVAPNKYLNRAVSMLYPIECPDETTIDTDVSNMENKDTDTKLNSGSDIDEIPHEMDLNDDKSNDAPVDSCTPRTSQPTRNAAITARSMLKLWLDPDDDDVPPPSWGVSRITRETNYVYLCYVTCTTC, from the exons ATGAAATGTCCTAAACTGCTGCCAAAGGATGAGCACTACACCAGACTTGTGGTTGAAGACTGTCACAAAAGAGTGTTTCATGCTGGAGTTTCTCAAACCTTAGCTCAACTTAGGTTGGAATACTGGATTCCACATGGCAGGTCAACTGTTAGAAAGCTGTTGAAACAATGTAGAGTCTGTTGTCGGTGTGAAGGAACTGCTTATAGAAAGCCAGACATGCCACCCTGGCCCAAGGAACGAGTTGTAGAAGCTCTACCATTTGAATACGCAGAGCTAGATTACTTTGGGCCACTTTATATCAAGCAGTATGCAAATGGTGATAAACCAATCTACAAGAAGGTATGGGTGTGCTTGTTTACCTGTATGGTGGTAAGAGCTATACATTTAGAACTAGTAGAAG CACTATTGCAAACTTGGAAGAGAGGACAGAATCGTCTAAACCAATTTTGGATTTTATGGAGAAATGAATATCTCTTAAGTCTAAGAGAAAAATCACAGGTGCCATTGAAGGGATCAAAGAACATACCAACACCTCCTAAAATTGGTGATGTTGTGCTGGTAAAGGAGAATTTACCTCGTGGACATTGGAGAGTTGGTAGAATTGTTGAAGTTATAAGGGGAAAGGACCAGAAAATTAGATCAGCAAAGGTTAATGTTGCACCAAACAAgtaccttaatagagcagtcagtatgTTGTACCCTATTGAATGTCCAGATGAAACAACTATTGACACTGATGTATCTAACATGGAGAACAAGGATACTGACACTAAACTGAATAGTGGTAGTGACATTGATGAGATACCCCATGAGATGGACTTGAATGATGATAAGAGTAATGATGCTCCAGTCGACTCGTGTACACCAAGGACAAGCCAGCCGACTCGTAATGCAGCCATTACAGCAAGAAGTATGCTGAAGTTGTGGCTTgaccctgatgatgatgatgtcccccccccctcctggggAGTGTCGCGGATCACGCGAGAAACTAATTACGTGTATTTATGTTACGTAACTTGTACAACTTGTTGA